The Rhinoderma darwinii isolate aRhiDar2 chromosome 9, aRhiDar2.hap1, whole genome shotgun sequence sequence AGCTGTCAAAAGTAGGTTAGTCACAGTCTTTCTGCTCCTATATTTACAGAATATAACGACTTATGGCAGTCAACGGGTAGGGAATTAGATTTCCATGCTGCTACATTACTCAAATTGTTCTTGCTCAGAGAGGGCGATTCTGGTAATATTCAGATATATAACTGATCGTAATGCAATTTTGTAATatcttagaggatctgtcactagtttagtaatgcccaatcgtcTAGCAAATCTAATAGGAACGGTCACGTGAGTAATGCTAGTGCaagttgtgtcccaaaacgtttattttaaaaagttatgagctttttttcaaaatatgcaaACGAGGCTATAATTGCCAAGtgggcgtcaacaccagcgattgtcCTGGAGGTGGTGGCGACGCACGATCCAACTCTTAGGTTGATAGCAGTTTTCGCAGTCCAGATGGTTTCCAAGTAAATAGCACTGTTTCATGAATTCGATGACATCGGTTTTATTAGTACCAGCTATAATAGGCTGGAGTGTCGATCCATTTTAATGGCAACTAAAAATTGCAGTTAatgagggagatttatcaagcTGTCTTATAGGAAGAATGTGCATAGCAACCAGAGCTCCGCTTTCATTATACCTAAGCTCATTAATATATGAAAGCGATGGGCAACAAGGGACATTCTTACTATAAaaccgctttaaaaaaaaaaaacaaaaaaaaaaaaactcccccaATGTCACTGAGGaagcagggggacataatcttcacttgctAAATCAGAGGCTATAAACATCACTTGTTTAATCAGGGGGACATATAATTCCCGGATCACGTGAAGTTTAAGTATGAGATTTCAACACAAATATAACTCACCTAAGACCAGTAAAATGCGCATGGACCCGGAGCTCAGcactgtatatctgtatgtggaCACTTTGTACCTGTATCACAGCCCCAGTGGTTGGGACATACTGCAAAGAGAGTAGGACACACAacggtaaagaaaaaaaaacaaaaatgagaaTACGCCACCCCATCTGTATTTTATTTTGAGTGAGCAGGCTAAAAAGTGAGCCGAGTTAACAGATCAAAGTGGGAGTCTACAACGGGGGTCTCAGCAACCCTCGGTATTCCGTTGAGAAACTACATTTCCCAGAATTCCCTGACCGCCTCAGACTGGAATAATAAAGCATGTGGgtgtcagagcatgctgggtgttgtagtttctaaacagctggagtgctgaagaATTAAAAACAActggcattagaataaagtatagAATGCGGTCTTCCTAAAAACACTAACCGAATCTTCTCGATATTCAGAGTGCAGCTCAACTTCAAGAATTTGCTTTTGCTCGGAAAGACCTGATAGCAACAAAGGGAATGAAGCCAGAGTCTCTAATCTTTTCAGAAGACTAGATTTGTAGTGCAGCATTGCCTGTCAAGATATAACATGgtcacaaggacgacaagacaaaATATAACCGGAAGAGAGTGTGTGTATCAGTAACTCACTGATCGAGCCGTGTAAGAAATCTCCTTCCCCCCTCGTGTGTAACACAACATTGAAACCATGAACATCCCAAGGTCTTGGTTAACTGTAGACTCAGGCACCTGAAGCTCTAGGGTTATACGATATGGCTGCCCATACATAAGTACCTAATGGGGAGGAGAACAGAGTGAAGATATAGAATACATTTGTTTATGCCTAAATAAAGATGGCACAAATCATACACAAGcatgtctaaggctatgttcacacagagttttttgtaggaggaaaattcctcctgcaaaaactgctccagacgttttttgcacagtggtttaacaaaaactcgtcgaggcgtttgttttctgactgattgaaatggggttttggaggtagaaaccgcctcaagatgggtcatgatgcttctttttaccgcgacgcgcttTTTTTACTCGCAGTAaataaaaactcgtccaactcccattgaaatcaatgggaggcattttctggcattttttctgagcggtttccgcgccaaaaaactcagtgtgaacagggcctaacaggaTGCAAACAGCAAACTTTGTTAGTGTAGTTACAACAGATAGATACGGTCGATAGTCTGTATTTGAGGactacttagggtatgtgcacacgataacgtcaattacagctgaaattacggagctgttttcaggagaaaacagctcctgcatttcagacgtaattggtcgtactcgcgttttgcgaggcgtcaattacggacgtaatttggagcggttcttcattggattcaatgaaaaacggctctaattacctcccaagaagtgtcctgacgACGCGGTTATtttatcttttgacagcgacgcgtaaaattacaggtcgtcagcacagtacgtcggcaaacccattgaaatgaatgggcagatgtttgccgacgtattcgagGCTTGTTTTTAGACGTATTTCGAGGCTTAAAACacatccaatacgtctgaaaataggtcgtgtgaacccagccttaaagtaacTGACCTCTCAGGCAGTCACTAAGCGTATGGAGTGAGCAGGCAAAGCATGGCAACATCACTCGGCTTACTCAATTCTGAGGTGGCATGAAGAGaggcagtataagggtatgttcacacgcttaaccagaaacgtctgaatatacagagccgttttcaagggaaaaccgctcctgattttcaggcgttttttaatcaaactcgcgtatttcgctgcgtttttgacggccgtttttggagcggtttttctatagtcaatgaaaaacagctccaaaaacatcccaagaagtgacatgcacttctttttcgcaggcgtctttttacgcaccgtttttggaaaacgaagcgtaaaaaaaatgcccgtcggaacagaaagccgtatttccaattgaaatcaatgggcagatgtttggaggaagagttctgcttccgatttttcgggacgCTTAaggctcgaaaaacggctgaaaacaccacGTGTCTACATACCCTTAGGCCATGAGCACGCAAAGCAGATATTTCCTTCTGCAAAGACAGTcattgtggattttgctgcagatttgaaaatccacTGCATGACATCAAACCCTTATGGAAAATCGGCAATTAATCAGCAACATGTGCAAATGGCCTAAGTTTTCCTCTGTTTAAGATCCATTCTGGATTTTACCTTAAAAAGGTGTCccgggactttgatattgatAACCTTTAAGTCTCCCAACTCCCGTACAGATCAGCTAATTGTAGGGTCGGCAGCCTCTTCACTGTTTACCAGACACAGTCTCATGAATTAAGGACTGGctatgcctggtattgcagctcactccTGCGGATCCTTCAATCAGCTCATCGGTAAGGGTGCAagtagttggacccccaccgatctgatattgatgacctatccgaaggataggtcatcaatatcaatgTCCCAGAAAACTCATTTAAGATCGAAAACCCAACTTGCAGGTTACCCTGTGTAGAAGCTCACCCGGTCACGGTTATTCCTCAAAAGTGATACATTAGCTGTGGGAAATGAGCACAAGATTCCAGGTGAGGGGTTACATGTGGAACTGAAAAGAGAAAACAAATTCAGAAAGCTCCAGTCGCATGTATACAAGCCAAGAGATATTCAGAATTTATGATTTCACCTGCCTCTGAATCCCCTGCACATATGATCAGAAGAGAAGATCTCTGGTAATGTAAATATTACCATATCAATATAGAATTAAAATGTAATATTCTTGAgggatcattttctgatcgcccCCTAGGTGGGCAGTTGAGACTTTTTTGGTGCAGGGAAATCATAAGCGGCCGTACTACAGCTGAGTTATAGAAATAAATGCAGTCATATCGGACTTCTAATCACACTGAACATAGCTCATAGGAATACGGAGCGCTGTGCATTTCTATTCCAGTTATAGGAAACTAGTTTAGTTCCCGGTCATTTCCCAGGATCCAGGCTGTCACTGGAGCAGCAAGATCTGGGGTTAGAGAAGCATGGAGTCCTGATTACCACAAAGAGACAACATAAATGTATGCCGGGACAGCATAGGATTCCTTCCATACTGACATTTAGAGGTCAAGCAGTAGTTAATACTTTGCTTTGAAGTGGTCTCGATGAAAGGTTTACATTTCGTCCATGGTATGAACAAGAAAATGTTTGCTTTAATAAAACATCACTAGGTACAGTAAAAATAGCTGTTTTTGAGGAGTGGTGTCAAGCAATTACTCAAACGACTTTCTAAACAGATGAAAAATCAGAACAAAGCATTAAGTGATCTTTCATGGTACATACAACACCAATAAAAACAACTTACACACTGGATTACATATTTTGGTATACAACATTTTTACAAAACCTATACTAAAAGCAGTTTACGGTCTCTGAGTTACACATGCTTACATACCTGTACTGGTAATGCACCGGGCAGGAATACTTGACAGTTGGCATATAGGAGTAATAAAAGCTGCCATACAGGAAGACCGACACccagaggagaagaaggaggacacAAAACAAGATCCCAGTCTGGAGAAGCAGCCGACGAGTCCGCAGGAACATGACTAAACATATATCTTCTACCCATAGAAGAAGAGGAGGTGACACTCCGTGGGACATACTGAGGTATAGGGAGTCCTAACAATAGAAGCCCGAGAATTGCAATCGTTAGTAAAGGGTTTGTGTTGTGAGGGTCCCAACCAGAGTTGTATACATTACTCAGTGTATAGATCAGTAGTGTAACATGCTCTAGTCTATATATCTACTCCATAAATTGCATGTAAGCAGCAGGCTGTATATATGGCCATCAGACAGACCATGCTTGTTAGAGGGGTGCATATGTATGATTTACCAAAATAAAAAGTATAGAAGAGGGCATATTCATTTTGATCAGATAATACCCATATACAGCAGGCTGCATACTAAAGTCAGTCTGCATGTGtgttgtgtgttgtgtgtgtgtcacaTTACTGCTCAGTGTGGAAATCAAGGTCATCTGTGGAGAATACAGAACAGGGTGAAAGACGAGAGAAAGGGGGAAGGctgagcaagaaaaaaaaaaggagactgtGGTGCTTGAAGGGCAGTGCCAATCTGTgcaaaggtaaaaaaataaaaacataccggttagcaaaataaaattataaaaaataaataataacgcATAGGTTAAATAGGTCCATCAGTATGCTCAGGGGTGGAAATTTTTAAACAGGTTCTGTTTTACCGACAAAGACATaggcaccggggggggggggtcggtcaCAGTGTTTTGCGTATGCAAATATAcgatctatatatatacatacacacagatagTAGAAACATGGAaagcatcatacagcagtaatgagaggGTAGCTGAGAATCAAGCACAGGAATGAGCTTACTAGGAATCTGCAGCATATCggtctctgtgtctctctgcccCCGATTTCTCCTCCCCTTTCCCTCTTCATACACATCTATGGGCCAATGTAACCGGATCCCTGGAGTTATGTCTCTATTTCATTTTTATGCAATACTCCTGTACATTATGCTTCTCCACGCTGTTGATGTATATCGTCGCTTGTCATAGGAGGTGATGCTCACCTCCTtgttggggctttgcccttatttGTTATTTTCTGTCATGTGGAGGTATTACCTCCAACTGTGTTTTATACTGGTTTGgttttaaaaccaataaaaaaaattgaatatgaAAAAAGGAGGGGAGGAGCTACGGAGTTACTATATTACAGAGTTACTTGTATTCGGTTGCACTATTGATTAATGCAAagcttgttgaaaagttagtgaccattttaaACCATCCACTTAAAAATATCTTAGAAAATGCAGCTCAGTGGGCAAACCCAAGTTTCTAatctagaataaaaaataaaattaataatgacACAAGTGATCTTGTTTATAAACTTCATTCACTTGCAGGCTACATAATCCAttaatcccttaaccccttaacgctcagtgacgtactattccgtcatggaaaccgccctgttcgcgctccatgacggaatagtacgtcacgggagtaacggccatttcggccgtcctcccgacacatgcaggagctgtgacagctgctgtctcgtacagcagctgtcacagctcctacagcagggaccgatcgatgtgtccccgctgattaacccctgaaaagccgtgttaaatagcgatcacggctttttaggggttaagctgcaaacgccagcctgctacacgatagcggccggcgattgtaactatggcaactggacatcaaacaatggcgtccggctctgccatcaacggaagcctagtgggtcctgacgaagtcaggacccactatgcttgctgtcagtgagtagctgacagctgtaatacactgcactacgcatgtagtgcagtgtattagaatagcgatcagggcctcctgccctcgagtcccctagtgggacaaagtaataaagtaaaaaaaaatgtaaaaaaaaaagggtgtaaaaataataagtaataaaaagtaaaaatcccccttttcccttatcagttctttattattaataaaaatatataaacaaacaaactatacataattggtatcgccgcgtccgtaacggcctgaactacaaaatgaacgttatttatcccgcacggtgaacgtcgtaaaagaaaatagtaaactgtaccagaatcacaattgtttggtcacttcacctcccaaaaaatggaataaaaagagatcaaaatgtcgcatgtacctaaaaatggtactgatcgaaactagtgttcgttacgcaaaaaataagtcctcgcacggctttattgatggaaaaataaaaagaaaagttatggctcttagaataaggcaacacaaaaagtgaatgattgtttacaaaatgtattttattgtgcaaacgccataagacaaaaaaaaaacaaaaaacttataaacatctggtatttccgtaatcgtatcgccccgcagaataaagtgaatatgtcatttatagcgcaccgtgaatgctgcaaaaaaataaaataaaaaaaataaaaataaattattgaataaaaaaacaatagtagaattgctgttttttagtcaccacgccacttaaaaatagaataaaaacggatcaaaaagctgcatgcagcccatgaaaagtacaattaattcctcaaggggtctagcttccaaaatggggtcactgtttgttttccaatgttttgacaccacaagacctcttcacaccggacatggtgcctaataaaaaggaggtctcataatccgctaggtgctcctttgcttcggaggccagtgcttcagtccattaccacactagggccacatgtgggatatttctctaaactgcagaatctgggcaatacgtattaagttgcatttctctgataaaaccttttgtgttatagaaaaaaaattgtatagaaaGGACTTTgacaaaaatttaattttcaatttcacctctactttgctctaaattcctgtgaaacacctaaagggttcataaactttctaaatgctgttgtaaatactttgaggggtctagtttctaaaatggggtatttgataggggtttctaatatatgggcccctcaaagcaacttcagaactgaactggaacctaaaaataaataaattagttaatacttcgcttcttacattatactgataatgagccgtgcccaccccgagatgaccccagttttgagcgtttgtataaacggagacccctattagaccgtttcagtgcccggttttccaaagcatacacccccgagaagtgtatttctattgagtccttggtagattttaaaggaggAGGCTTCAATTGCGCCAGTACCTgcggagtaagagggcaaggtatggcgtgaagttgtataagctgtgtgagtgcatcagggtatacctacagatttaggatatataaagggaaggacaccagtattcggcccccagaatgcccccccccctcttactgggagttaatgcaaaaattgtgtgggatttcgtgcacccactgctggaccaggtttaccacctgtacctggataatttttataccaacgtcccactcttcaactgcctcacttccagtcctgcggcatgcggcactgctagtaaaaaatctgagaggcctccctaagactctgcagggcaacacTCAGGGGTGAGAgccgggcacattctagcagcaacatattgtgtgtcacgtacaaggacaagagagatgttcttgtattgacaatacatggccacaccaggacccatgtacctgtacgaggtaccagtacagagacccccaaaccagactgcatcctggactacaataggtacatgggaggggtggacttgtcagatcaagccctgaagccctacagcgccatgcggtgcggtataagaagctggccgtgcacatcattatcaagaacctaatctttagggaccaagaagggggcacccagtacttctggaagcgaggccacaggtatcgtaccagggcaacactttacagaagaagttccccaaactggcaattagggaaaaagtcaaaagaggtgccaagtctgctataagacggggataagggaggacacaatatatcaatgtgacacgtgtcccgaaaaaccagcgctctgtatgaaagggttttaaaatttatcatagatcccttagatttttcatctaccctgatgcactccgcacagcttatccccctcatctttcccttctgagccctgctgtgacaccaggcagctaataacagccacatgtagggtattgccgtacctgggagaacccacattacagtttatggggtgtatatctccggtggcacatgctgggcacactatatcggacactgaaatggtatatatatatatatatatatatatatatatatatagaaaattgcaaatctcacattgcaccatctgctgtgcattatcttttacacaatacctgtggggtcaaaatgctcactacacctctagatgaatgtcttaaggggtgtacttttcaaaatggggtcacttctcgggggtttcaactgtactggtaactcaggggcttctgcatacatgacatagcaccagaaaaccaatccagcaagatctggattccaacaaacacatagcgctactttgccgtttgggcccatgggagggctcagaaggagtttatcaccacaaatggggtattgccgcactcaggacaaattgggcaacaaaatggggtattttgttccgtgaaagtaagacattttgataaaaaatgacatcttattggaaaaaaaattacatttttttaatttcacagcccaatccaaatacgtgctgtgaaaaaactgtgcggtcaaaatggtaacaacaaccataaatgaattccttgaggggtgtagtttccaaaatggggtcacttttgggggattcctattgttttggcacctcaacacctcttcaaacctggcatgctgcctaaaatatattctaataaaaaagaggcctcaaaatgcactaggtgcttctttgcttctaagacttgtgttttattccacgagcacagtagagccacatgtgggacatttctaaaaactgcagaatctggacaatacatatttagtagtgtttctctggtaaaaccttctgtgttacagaaaaaaaaatggaatacaattgaaattcagcaagaaaaatgaaatttgcaaatttcacctccactttgctttaattcctgtgaaattccaaagtgggttaaaaaaaactttctaaatgctgttttgaatactttgaggggtctagtttttaaaatggggtgttttatggggatttctaatacataggcccctcaaagccacttcggaactgaacaggtaccttaaaaatatattcttggttgaacttgatggacatgtgtcttttttcagccgtactaactatgtaactactatgtaactatgtaactatgtggtattgtatatcccccacctggataaAGATATAGGTTCTCCGTAAtattgaaagaaatgaaaatagatccggagtaataaaatataacttttactgaactTGTTAAAAATAGATAACAAAACTGTGTCAATGAGTAAGGATATCAAATGCCAAAACTGCATGCCAATTCGTATTCAATGATTTATATCAAAATCAAACAAAATTTCTGAAGACAGCAAAAAAATATCAGTCCGCCTTAAATAAGGTTTCTTcgtattataatgtattatgaTCACTTTCATCAGGAGGTTTTATCCAATATCTTATCCTCTTGCAAGGACCACATGTATAGATTAGAGTAAAAAGACctggggcagttgccctcctaccccttattTTCAGTTGGTAGTCCTTTTGGTCAATGTGTCCGAGGATGGTTAtatggcttctcctgaagtgaTAGATGGTAAGTATTTCTCCCAACCCGTTTCCCTGCTGACCAAGCAGTTCCTCAGGGCAGATGGGTCAAAGCAGCAGCTGTATCCAAATTTGAGGTTTAGCTGCCTAGAGATCAGTATTGCTGTCAATTAGTATCAGACGAAAGCTCATAGGTCTGAgcctgcttgcagtggcaaggggtATCCTGTTTAAAACATTCTTGCAGTGGCAAGAAGTTTAGTCCTTCCGAGTTGGAGGTAAACAAAAAGACGCCTGTTCCTGGCGTGTGCCGTCACTGCACTGAGGGATTCCCTGCTTTGGCTAAATCGTAAAATAAATGGGTGTTTCAGATGTGGACACTGCagggcatgcacatatatacaaacagcgAAAGTGTTTAATAGTGCCCACACAGGAATACAATATCCAATTAAAAGTTTCTCCAATTGCAGTACCAATAATGTAGTGTACAAAATTACTTGTCCATGTCCTTTGGATTATATTGGGAAAACAACGAGGGATTTTAAGAAAAGAATTTTGGAGCACATAGGTGATGTGcgacacaaaagagacaaaccagTATCCCGTCATGTCCACCTTAAACACAAAGGTAACCCAGACTGTCTCAAATTCATAATAATAGAATGGCTAAGACCATCTATAAGAGGTGGAGATATAGATAGAAGTCTATTACAGAGAGAATCGAGgtggatttttaaattgggctCGATGGTACCAAACGGGTTAAATGAACAACTCGATTTTGGATGTTTCATTTAATCCACCACATAAAACAATATGTATAATTAATCTATACAATATGAATCTTGTTATACAGTAATAGTTGAATATAATCTTAAATTAGTCTTGAAAGCCTATTTCAATCTCTTAGCTTACTTGATAGTCAATATACATTTTGCTACTTAAATATCCTCATTTGTTAAGTCACATGACTatctaaaaaagtttttttccttAAAATAAACAAGCTTTTTTCCGTTTGCCCCTTGAGCATTTGTTGCGGTTCTTGGTTGCTCTGTGTGCCGATGTATTTAATCTGGATCGGCGCCTTAGTACCGTTCGCGCAGCTAATGCCCTGTATCAGGGCCCCCCCCCCTTATTTCCCCTAATCCAATCACCACTACTTGGTGTTATCCTCCTATTTATACATGGACACTGGGTCCATGTACTCTCTCGCTCACAGACCCGTGGCGTCGTAAGGGCGGCACGGATCTGTTTTGCGAGAGAGTTACCATGgttacgtcacagccgagcagtggCTGTCACGTTGCCTAAATAGGGGTTATTTGTTCCCCTACATACATCCTGGCAGCGAACTCCGATCGCTGCACAGATGTGTTCATCATATCTCCTATTGTGAGATATAGGAGGTTAGCCTAGAGTGGGTTGTGGCAGGTGAAGTCTTTGCATGAACTTGGATTGTTCGTGTGAAGCTGGCTGGCGGTCGCGGGGTGGATCGCCGCATCACAACAGATACACGCCCCTCCAGATACGTCACAGGGAGGTGGGTTGATCCCATGGGGGTGTGTCAGGAAATATAAAAAGCAGGGAATCCCTCAGTGCAGTGACGGCACACGCCAGGAACAGGCGTCTTTTTGTTTACCTCCAACTCGGAAGGACTAAACTTCTTGCCACTGCAAGAATGTTTTAAACAGGATaccccttgccactgcaagcaggcTCAGACCTATGAGCTTTCGTCGGATACTAATTGACAGCAATACTGATCTCTAGGCAGCTAAACCTCAAATTTGGATACAGCTGCTGCTTTGacccatctcccctgaggaactGCTTGGTCAGcagggaaacgcgttgggagaaatACTTACCATCTAtcacttcaggagaagccataTAACCATCCTCGGACACATTGACCAAAAGGACTACCAACTGAAaataaggggtaggagggcaactgccccagGTCTTTTTACTCTAATCTATACATGTGGTCCTTGCAAGAGGATAAGATATTGGATAAAACCTCCTGATGAAAGTGAtcataatacattataatacgAAGAAACCTTATTTAAGGCAGACTGATATTTTTTTGCTGTCTTCAGAAATTTTGTTTGATTTTTATATAAATCATTGAATACGAATTGGCATGCAGTTTTGGCATTTGATATCCTTACTCATTGACACAGTTTTGTTATCTATTTTTAACAagttcagtaaaagttatattttattactccggatctattttcatttcaggtaccttaaaaaaaggcttgaaattttcttaaaaatatgagaaattgccgtttatgttctaagccttgtaacgtccaagaaaaatataagaatgttcaaaaaacaatgccaatctaaagtagacatatgggaaatgtgaactagtaactattttggggggtataaccgtctgttttacaagcagatgcatttaaattcagaaaaatgctattttttaaaaattttctctacattttgcaatttttcccaaatatatcgaccaaattttaccactaacatgaagcccaatgtctcacgagaaaacaatctcagaatcgcttggataggtttaagcattccgacgttattaccacataaagtgaaatatgtcagatttgaaaaatgggctctgagcctgaaggccaaaacaaggctgcgtccttaaaggaccagtgtcacgaaaaaaaataattttagatc is a genomic window containing:
- the BSCL2 gene encoding seipin isoform X1; this encodes MQQGSGVCGAVQCVAVRCCQLCTDCPDSLYLSMSHGVSPPLLLWVEDICLVMFLRTRRLLLQTGILFCVLLLLLWVSVFLYGSFYYSYMPTVKYSCPVHYQYSSTCNPSPGILCSFPTANVSLLRNNRDRVLMYGQPYRITLELQVPESTVNQDLGMFMVSMLCYTRGGKEISYTARSAMLHYKSSLLKRLETLASFPLLLSGLSEQKQILEVELHSEYREDSYVPTTGAVIQVQSVHIQIYSAELRVHAHFTGLRYILYNYPVISAIIGITSNFVFMSVLVLFSYLQFGFGRSRVRAGNRGQGSTEAERSEAQEERAPQSEHDDPPDTETLGQGENTREGPSEVSGISVSPRTVGMTEENDDQEEFDISLPGDSDISGAVGTDMDSQNELQTGLILRQRITQCSAH
- the BSCL2 gene encoding seipin isoform X3, whose translation is MSHGVSPPLLLWVEDICLVMFLRTRRLLLQTGILFCVLLLLLWVSVFLYGSFYYSYMPTVKYSCPVHYQYSSTCNPSPGILCSFPTANVSLLRNNRDRVLMYGQPYRITLELQVPESTVNQDLGMFMVSMLCYTRGGKEISYTARSAMLHYKSSLLKRLETLASFPLLLSGLSEQKQILEVELHSEYREDSYVPTTGAVIQVQSVHIQIYSAELRVHAHFTGLRYILYNYPVISAIIGITSNFVFMSVLVLFSYLQFGFGRSRVRAGNRGQGSTEAERSEAQEERAPQSEHDDPPDTETLGQGENTREGPSEVSGISVSPRTVGMTEENDDQEEFDISLPGDSDISGAVGTDMDSQNELQTGLILRQRITQCSAH
- the BSCL2 gene encoding seipin isoform X2, encoding MQQGSGVCGAVQCVAVRCCQLCTDCPDSLYLSMSHGVSPPLLLWVEDICLVMFLRTRRLLLQTGILFCVLLLLLWVSVFLYGSFYYSYMPTVKYSCPVHYQYSSTCNPSPGILCSFPTANVSLLRNNRDRVLMYGQPYRITLELQVPESTVNQDLGMFMVSMLCYTRGGKEISYTARSAMLHYKSSLLKRLETLASFPLLLSGLSEQKQILEVELHSEYREDSYVPTTGAVIQVQSVHIQIYSAELRVHAHFTGLRYILYNYPVISAIIGITSNFVFMSVLVLFSYLQFGFGRSRVRAGNRGQGSTEAERSEAQEERAPQSGISVSPRTVGMTEENDDQEEFDISLPGDSDISGAVGTDMDSQNELQTGLILRQRITQCSAH
- the BSCL2 gene encoding seipin isoform X4 encodes the protein MQQGSGVCGAVQCVAVRCCQLCTDCPDSLYLSMSHGVSPPLLLWVEDICLVMFLRTRRLLLQTGILFCVLLLLLWVSVFLYGSFYYSYMPTVKYSCPVHYQYSSTCNPSPGILCSFPTANVSLLRNNRDRVLMYGQPYRITLELQVPESTVNQDLGMFMVSMLCYTRGGKEISYTARSAMLHYKSSLLKRLETLASFPLLLSGLSEQKQILEVELHSEYREDSYVPTTGAVIQVQSVHIQIYSAELRVHAHFTGLRYILYNYPVISAIIGITSNFVFMSVLVLFSYLQFGFGRSRVRAGNRGQGSTEAERSEAQEERAPQSEHDDPPDTETLGQGENTREGPSEVSVTLGRRGKLLTF